From one Triticum aestivum cultivar Chinese Spring chromosome 4B, IWGSC CS RefSeq v2.1, whole genome shotgun sequence genomic stretch:
- the LOC123090604 gene encoding non-specific lipid transfer protein GPI-anchored 5: MTRRVLGVVVLVATAALCSAQMTTVQPTTMTMPTCAPVPISLSPCIGYVFGAGSAALPSCCSQLQAFFQSQGPCLCAMSKLAPSPFGLVLGQVQGMIPNVCNLPTDPCDDVFGASNSTDDSTTPTAKAASPEAAPPAATPTEPEPAATTSSTPESAGATEAPPAAGDDSQAAATKTGQVAPQGAGSSTDSQGISKLPELLHAAGAPSSAAATVLISVFLAYVSAMFV; encoded by the exons ATGACCCGGCGCGTGCTCGGGGTGGTTGTCCTCGTCGCGACGGCGGCGCTGTGCTCGGCACAGATGACGACGGTGCAGCCGACGACGATGACGATGCCCACCTGCGCGCCGGTGCCGATCAGCCTCTCCCCGTGCATCGGCTACGTCTTCGGCGCCGGCTCGGCGGCGCTGCCATCGTGCTGCTCGCAGCTCCAGGCCTTCTTCCAGTCCCAGGGCCCCTGCCTGTGCGCCATGTCCAAGCTCGCGCCCAGCCCTTTCGGCCTCGTCCTCGGCCAGGTCCAGGGCATGATCCCCAACGTGTGCAACCTGCCCACCGACCCGTGCGATG ATGTCTTTGGCGCGAGCAATTCGACCGACGACTCGACGACGCCAACCGCAAAGGCCGCGTCTCCAGAAGCGGCACCTCCGGCGGCCACTCCCACCGAGCCTGAGCCTGCAGCCACAACATCATCGACGCCGGAGAGTGCCGGTGCGACTGAAGCTCCACCGGCAGCAGGTGACGATTCTCAGGCTGCTGCCACGAAGACGGGACAGGTTGCCCCCCAAGGCGCTGGATCAAGCACCGATTCACAGGGGATATCAAAGCTCCCAGAACTGCTGCACGCAGCAGGGGCGCCAAGCTCCGCCGCTGCCACCGTGCTCATCAGTGTGTTTCTTGCCTATGTTTCGGCCATGTTTGTGTAA
- the LOC123094217 gene encoding non-specific lipid transfer protein GPI-anchored 15, with translation MARSRSGGLSLSSALSLGLAVLAVTWAASTAQQQPPAVPSPGVSVPSCPPVQASLSPCVSYFIGNSSSPSDACCVQMRALFQSQAPCLCAAVSAVPSQLGSVVGGLLPTACDLPPNACSAVTGTTSSAPAPSSSTGTPTDAAAAAPVTGPADADPAGTPSGGGVKSVPGTVDSAAAVECKGTSAAVVVLAMAASFLAAYVL, from the exons ATGGCCCGAAGCCGGAGCGGCGGCCTCTCGTTATCGTCCGCGCTGAGCCTGGGGCTCGCCGTGCTGGCCGTCACATGGGCGGCGTCCACGGCGCAGCAGCAGCCGCCGGCCGTGCCCAGCCCGGGCGTGAGCGTGCCGAGCTGCCCGCCGGTGCAGGCCTCGCTGTCGCCGTGCGTGAGCTACTTCATCGGCAACTCCTCGTCGCCGTCCGACGCGTGCTGCGTCCAGATGCGGGCCCTGTTCCAGTCGCAGGCGCCGTGCCTCTGCGCCGCCGTGTCCGCCGTGCCGTCCCAGCTCGGGTCCGTGGTCGGTGGCCTGCTCCCCACCGCCTGCGACCTGCCCCCCAACGCCTGCTCCG ctgTGACAGGGACCACCAGCTCTGCTCCGGCGCcgtcgtcgtcgacgggaacaccTACTGATGCTGCGGCTGCTGCGCCGGTGACCGGTCCGGCTGATGCGGACCCGGCTGGCACGCCTTCCGGTGGTGGGGTGAAGTCGGTTCCGGGGACGGTTGATTCGGCGGCTGCCGTTGAGTGCAAGGGGACCTCCGCTGCCGTCGTCGTCCTGGCCATGGCTGCCTCGTTCCTAGCTGCTTATGTTCTCTGA
- the LOC123090605 gene encoding uncharacterized N-acetyltransferase p20, translating into MEHQRREPAPETEVTLREFTEADAEALFAWASDPRVVLFQRREAYARVDEARRYIRDHVLPHPWYRAICLGAVAVGSISVKPCGPAGEEEGASSSRASLGYRVAHGYWGRGIATRAVGMAAAAAFAEWLWLARLEAVADVENPASQRVLEKAGFVREGLLRRYVVLKGRPRDMVMFSVVRSDRAPKLRVTEPFLN; encoded by the coding sequence ATGGAGCACCAGCGACGGGAGCCGGCGCCGGAGACGGAGGTCACCCTGCGCGAGTTCACCGAGGCCGACGCGGAGGCGCTCTTCGCGTGGGCGTCGGACCCGCGCGTGGTCCTCTTCCAGCGCCGCGAGGCCTACGCGCGCGTCGACGAGGCCCGCCGCTACATCCGCGACCACGTCCTCCCGCACCCGTGGTACCGCGCCATCTGCCTCGGCGCCGTGGCGGTGGGATCCATCTCCGTCAAGCCCTGCGGCCCCGCGGGGGAGGAGGAGGGCGCGTCGTCGTCGAGGGCGTCCCTGGGCTACCGCGTCGCGCACGGCTACTGGGGCCGCGGCATCGCGACGCGCGCGGTGGggatggccgcggcggcggcgttcGCGGAGTGGCTGTGGCTGGCGCGGCTGGAGGCGGTGGCCGACGTGGAGAACCCGGCGTCGCAGCGGGTGCTGGAGAAGGCCGGGTTCGTGAGGGAGGGCCTGCTCCGGCGCTACGTCGTGCTCAAGGGCCGGCCCAGGGACATGGTCATGTTCAGCGTCGTCCGCTCGGATCGGGCGCCAAAATTACGAGTGACAGAACCATTTTTGAATTGA
- the LOC123090603 gene encoding protein CDC73 homolog isoform X2, with protein MDPLAVLRDYAARGDLDKIIFNGDDVLFGDDYTFPANAPTAFTSKQSGRPYPLSAAVFLAQHNDLKHTDFLQAARLRRIPPVSLPDRKTFLDFLHFGDSSLPSAEPLLPSSFAQDAPPPPPPPEDEEGEGPDADDASTAHVRAVERPLKDRNALLDARGRDFLAIYHAALRREEDRLRNKDAAPSAAGRGHEPSSTAAVSLSNPKLDKHGLGDGFVPIILVPSASQTLITIYNVRDFLEDFVFVPSDDKMRAMKGSPKPECVTLHKKHVRGAAGPVAFEVRDKPASLKADDWARVVAVFVLGKEWQFKDWPFKGHVDIFNKVIGFFVRFEDDSVDSAKVVKQWNVKIISISKNKRHQDRPAALEVWDRLDEFVRARS; from the exons ATGGATCCCCTCGCCGTGCTCCGGGACTACGCCGCCCGCGGCGACCTGGACAAGATCATCTTCAACGGCGACGACGTCCTCTTCGGCGACGACTACACCTTCCCGGCCAACGCCCCCACCGCCTTCACCTCCAAGCAGTCCGGCCGCCCCTACCCGCtctccgccgccgtcttcctcgccCAGCACAACGACCTCAAGCACACTGACTTCCTCCAGGCCGCCCGCCTCCGCCGGATCCCGCCCGTCTCCCTCCCCGACCGCAAGACCTTCCTCGACTTCCTCCACTTCGGGGACAGCTCCCTCCCTTCCGCCgagcccctcctcccctcctccttcgcGCAGGacgccccgcccccgcccccgccgccggaggacgaggagggggagggccCCGACGCCGACGACGCCTCCACCGCCCACGTCCGCGCCGTCGAGCGGCCCCTCAAGGACCGCAACGCCCTCCTCGACGCCCGCGGCCGCGACTTCCTCGCCATCTACCACGCCGCGCTGCGCCGCGAGGAGGACCGCCTGCGCAACAAGGacgccgcgccctccgccgccggccgTGGGCACGAGCCCTCCTCAACCGCCGCGGTGTCCCTCTCCAACCCCAAGCTCGACAAGCACGGGCTCGGCGACGGCTTCGTGCCCATCATACTGGTGCCCAGCGCGTCGCAGACGCTCATCACCATCTACAACGTCAGGGACTTCCTCGAGGACTTCGTCTTCGTGCCCAGCGACGACAAGATGCGGGCCATGAAGGGGAGCCCCAAGCCCGAGTGCGTCACCCTGCACAAGAAGCACGTCCGCGGGGCTGCCGGTCCGGTGGCGTTCGAGGTCAGGGACAAGCCGGCATCGCTCAAGGCCGACGACTGGGCGCGGGTCGTCGCCGTGTTTGTGCTCGGAAAAGAGTGGCAGTTCAAGGACTGGCCCTTCAAGGGCCATGTCGACATCTTCAACAAAG TTATTGGGTTCTTTGTACGCTTTGAAGATGATAGTGTGGATTCAGCAAAAGTGGTCAAACAGTGGAATGTCAAAATCATATCT ATAAGCAAGAATAAAAGGCATCAAGACAGACCGGCTGCTCTCGAGGTGTGGGATCGGCTGGACGAATTTGTGCGGGCACGCTCATAG
- the LOC123090607 gene encoding FCS-Like Zinc finger 8 isoform X2, translated as MLRNRSRRAVGAGGGGGGGLMPQPEPLAAAAAQSSSTSPTPYMALPQAGFLDGAEQGPSSSMSPTSILETKHFCCSALPPFLSERSLRKAHMEMAAPEPASVGLADVLREHGGAKAGGRKVVFGSQLRIQVPSGRAAELVSSPIEFGVKNRDAVLSPARRFLPEVVSSPTARVFAAGVAPGEAAMSEDYTCVISRGPNPRTRHIFDDCIVESCGDALVDKADSGPGGDAVPASGSLSSCHACRRQLAGHANDTFIHRGGRAFCSDECRYREMIFDEAVDNLR; from the exons ATGCTGCGCAACAGATCGAGGAGAGCGGTTGGTGCCGGAGGCGGGGGCGGAGGAGGTCTGATGCCTCAACctgagcccctcgccgccgccgctgctcagTCTTCTTCTACTTCCCCGACGCCgtacatggcgctgccgcaggccgGGTTCCTGGACGGCGCGGAGCAGGGGCCGTCCTCCTCCATGAGCCCCACCTCCATTCTCGAGACCAAGCACTTCTGCTGCTCCGCCCTGCCGCCCTTCCTCTCGGAGAGAAGCCTCAGGAAGGCGCACATGGAGATGGCTGCTCCGGAGCCGGCAAGCGTCGGCCTCGCCGACGTGCTCCGGGAGCACGGCGGCGCCAAGGCCGGCGGCCGCAAGGTGGTGTTCGGCTCGCAGCTCAGGATCCAGGTCCCGTCCGGCAGGGCCGCGGAGCTGGTGTCCTCCCCGATAGAGTTCGGCGTCAAGAACCGGGACGCCGTGCTCTCCCCGGCCAGGAGGTTCCTGCCGGAGGTCGTGAGCTCGCCCACCGCCCGGGTGTTCGCCGCCGGCGTCGCCCCCGGGGAAGCGGCCATGTCGGAGGACTACACGTGCGTCATCTCCCGCGGCCCCAACCCGAGGACCAGGCACATCTTCGACGACTGCATAGTCGAGAGCTGCGGGGATGCGCTCGTCGACAAGGCGGACAGCGGACCGGGCGGCGACGCCGTGCCGGCGAGCGGTTCCTTGAGCTCTTGCCATGCATGCCGCAGGCAACTTGCAGGGCATGCCAATGATACCTTCATCCATCG ggGTGGCAGAGCATTCTGCAGCGACGAGTGCCGGTACCGGGAAATGATCTTCGACGAGGCGGTGGACAACCTGCGCTAG
- the LOC123090607 gene encoding FCS-Like Zinc finger 8 isoform X1, with product MVGPWSWPACSTGAPSVRPPEGMLRNRSRRAVGAGGGGGGGLMPQPEPLAAAAAQSSSTSPTPYMALPQAGFLDGAEQGPSSSMSPTSILETKHFCCSALPPFLSERSLRKAHMEMAAPEPASVGLADVLREHGGAKAGGRKVVFGSQLRIQVPSGRAAELVSSPIEFGVKNRDAVLSPARRFLPEVVSSPTARVFAAGVAPGEAAMSEDYTCVISRGPNPRTRHIFDDCIVESCGDALVDKADSGPGGDAVPASGSLSSCHACRRQLAGHANDTFIHRGGRAFCSDECRYREMIFDEAVDNLR from the exons ATGGTTGGTCCTTGGTCATGGCCTGCCTGCTCCACAGGTGCTCCGTCCGTCCGTCCGCCCGAGGGGATGCTGCGCAACAGATCGAGGAGAGCGGTTGGTGCCGGAGGCGGGGGCGGAGGAGGTCTGATGCCTCAACctgagcccctcgccgccgccgctgctcagTCTTCTTCTACTTCCCCGACGCCgtacatggcgctgccgcaggccgGGTTCCTGGACGGCGCGGAGCAGGGGCCGTCCTCCTCCATGAGCCCCACCTCCATTCTCGAGACCAAGCACTTCTGCTGCTCCGCCCTGCCGCCCTTCCTCTCGGAGAGAAGCCTCAGGAAGGCGCACATGGAGATGGCTGCTCCGGAGCCGGCAAGCGTCGGCCTCGCCGACGTGCTCCGGGAGCACGGCGGCGCCAAGGCCGGCGGCCGCAAGGTGGTGTTCGGCTCGCAGCTCAGGATCCAGGTCCCGTCCGGCAGGGCCGCGGAGCTGGTGTCCTCCCCGATAGAGTTCGGCGTCAAGAACCGGGACGCCGTGCTCTCCCCGGCCAGGAGGTTCCTGCCGGAGGTCGTGAGCTCGCCCACCGCCCGGGTGTTCGCCGCCGGCGTCGCCCCCGGGGAAGCGGCCATGTCGGAGGACTACACGTGCGTCATCTCCCGCGGCCCCAACCCGAGGACCAGGCACATCTTCGACGACTGCATAGTCGAGAGCTGCGGGGATGCGCTCGTCGACAAGGCGGACAGCGGACCGGGCGGCGACGCCGTGCCGGCGAGCGGTTCCTTGAGCTCTTGCCATGCATGCCGCAGGCAACTTGCAGGGCATGCCAATGATACCTTCATCCATCG ggGTGGCAGAGCATTCTGCAGCGACGAGTGCCGGTACCGGGAAATGATCTTCGACGAGGCGGTGGACAACCTGCGCTAG
- the LOC123090603 gene encoding protein CDC73 homolog isoform X1, translated as MDPLAVLRDYAARGDLDKIIFNGDDVLFGDDYTFPANAPTAFTSKQSGRPYPLSAAVFLAQHNDLKHTDFLQAARLRRIPPVSLPDRKTFLDFLHFGDSSLPSAEPLLPSSFAQDAPPPPPPPEDEEGEGPDADDASTAHVRAVERPLKDRNALLDARGRDFLAIYHAALRREEDRLRNKDAAPSAAGRGHEPSSTAAVSLSNPKLDKHGLGDGFVPIILVPSASQTLITIYNVRDFLEDFVFVPSDDKMRAMKGSPKPECVTLHKKHVRGAAGPVAFEVRDKPASLKADDWARVVAVFVLGKEWQFKDWPFKGHVDIFNKVIGFFVRFEDDSVDSAKVVKQWNVKIISVSGRNFPYSFLVIVVKFYLAPTYSYLLCY; from the exons ATGGATCCCCTCGCCGTGCTCCGGGACTACGCCGCCCGCGGCGACCTGGACAAGATCATCTTCAACGGCGACGACGTCCTCTTCGGCGACGACTACACCTTCCCGGCCAACGCCCCCACCGCCTTCACCTCCAAGCAGTCCGGCCGCCCCTACCCGCtctccgccgccgtcttcctcgccCAGCACAACGACCTCAAGCACACTGACTTCCTCCAGGCCGCCCGCCTCCGCCGGATCCCGCCCGTCTCCCTCCCCGACCGCAAGACCTTCCTCGACTTCCTCCACTTCGGGGACAGCTCCCTCCCTTCCGCCgagcccctcctcccctcctccttcgcGCAGGacgccccgcccccgcccccgccgccggaggacgaggagggggagggccCCGACGCCGACGACGCCTCCACCGCCCACGTCCGCGCCGTCGAGCGGCCCCTCAAGGACCGCAACGCCCTCCTCGACGCCCGCGGCCGCGACTTCCTCGCCATCTACCACGCCGCGCTGCGCCGCGAGGAGGACCGCCTGCGCAACAAGGacgccgcgccctccgccgccggccgTGGGCACGAGCCCTCCTCAACCGCCGCGGTGTCCCTCTCCAACCCCAAGCTCGACAAGCACGGGCTCGGCGACGGCTTCGTGCCCATCATACTGGTGCCCAGCGCGTCGCAGACGCTCATCACCATCTACAACGTCAGGGACTTCCTCGAGGACTTCGTCTTCGTGCCCAGCGACGACAAGATGCGGGCCATGAAGGGGAGCCCCAAGCCCGAGTGCGTCACCCTGCACAAGAAGCACGTCCGCGGGGCTGCCGGTCCGGTGGCGTTCGAGGTCAGGGACAAGCCGGCATCGCTCAAGGCCGACGACTGGGCGCGGGTCGTCGCCGTGTTTGTGCTCGGAAAAGAGTGGCAGTTCAAGGACTGGCCCTTCAAGGGCCATGTCGACATCTTCAACAAAG TTATTGGGTTCTTTGTACGCTTTGAAGATGATAGTGTGGATTCAGCAAAAGTGGTCAAACAGTGGAATGTCAAAATCATATCTGTGAGTGGGAGGAATTTTCCATATTCTTTTTTGGTTATTGTAGTCAAATTCTATCTTGCTCCCACTTACAGCTACTTATTGTGTTACTAA